Proteins from one Aspergillus nidulans FGSC A4 chromosome VIII genomic window:
- a CDS encoding uncharacterized protein (transcript_id=CADANIAT00002726): MKPPTPISAALFILGLILSPTTTAHGHSHNHNHKPHSHGARAISSRGLDSGPNKPLLAGYSLTWHEEFNQPSSGAVEQPSAAKWLYATGQSYPASWEDHGLHIESYTADTENIHLTKQGTLSITPRKKSNRLWTSARIETVRKDFKAERGGKLFIDARIKTGCAAAGVSVSTLEKASPADAVTFRFWALGTEIRGNDRDTCLDWPAVSEWDIAEIVQGEEKVHQALHCGTAPGGPCNEFAGLTSSALWRDCNWHYLGFEVDRTQFSSDGAEMWEDNTLNWYLDGVKTFSLSGRDVGDRDVWEKIAYQGHFLLLDVAVGRDVTEDQDDTAASSRLEVDYVRVWNSNQTSFFAEFELHDSTGA, encoded by the exons ATGAAGCCGCCAACCCCCATCTCAGCCGCACTCTTCATACTCGGCCTCATACTGTCACCAACAACCACAGCTCACGGTCACAGTCACAACCATAATCATAAACCCCACTCACACGGCGCCCGTGCAATCTCCTCTCGTGGCCTGGACTCAGGACCCAATAAGCCTCTGCTGGCCGGTTACAGTCTCACCTGGCACGAAGAATTCAACCAGCCGTCCAGCGGTGCAGTCGAACAGCCCAGTGCTGCAAAATGGCTCTATGCTACAGGGCAGAGCTACCCGGCCAGCTGGGAAGATCATGGACTCCATATCGAGTCATATACAGCGGATACTGAGAATATCCATCTTACAAAGCAGGGGACGCTATCCATCACCCCGCGGAAGAAAAGCAATAGGCTCTGGACAAGCGCGCGTATCGAGACAGTCCGCAAAGACTTCAAAGCCGAGCGCGGCGGGAAACTATTCATCGACGCGCGGATCAAGACGGGGTGTGCCGCTGCTGGTGTCTCGGTTTCGACACTAGAAAAGGCATCGCCTGCGGATGCAGTCACCTTCCGCTTCTGGGCTCTCGGCACAGAGATCCGCGGGAATGATCGGGATACGTGCCTGGACTGGCCGGCTGTGTCGGAGTGGGATATCGCTGAGATTGTCCAAGGCGAGGAGAAAGTCCATCAGGCACTGCATTGCGGAACCGCACCCGGCGGGCCCTGTAATGAGTTTGCGGGCTTGACGAGCAGTGCTTTATGGAGAGACTGTAACTGGCACTACCTTGGCTTCGAGGTCGACCGCACGCAGTTCAGCAGCGACGGGGCGGAGATGTGGGAAGACAATACACTGAACTGGTATCTGGACGGGGTGAAGACGTTTTCGCTAAGCGGGCGGGATGTCGGCGACCGCGATGTCTGGGAGAAGATCGCGTACCAGGGGCATTTCCTGCTGCtagatgttgctgttggtcGGGATGTGACTGAGGATCAGGATGATACTGCGGCGAGTTCAAGGCTGGAGGTGGATTATGTGAGGGTGTGGAACAG TAATCAGACTTCGTTCTTCGCGGAGTTCGAGCTGCATGACTCGACTGGTGCATAG
- a CDS encoding MAPEG family protein (transcript_id=CADANIAT00002725) yields the protein MSTPSQPNYSIHSIIAAYGIGLIPHGYYFVTMMANARSQASNLLPRENLSTLKSSLPSQIWTKLAKARGAHLNAMENLPLFAVAMLAGNVAQLPADELNTLSLEYLGARILYMAAYMGARSEAISYVRTGLWAWSVSIPIMALVKAGKAFDGTA from the exons ATGTCAACGCCGTCGCAACCAAACTACTCCATTCACTCCATCATTGCCGCATACGGCATCGGCCTGATCCCTCATGGCTACTACTTTGTCACCATGATGGCCAATGCACGGAGTCAAGCTAGCAATCTTCT CCCTCGAGAGAACCTGTCTACCCTCAAGTCCAGCCTCCCCTCGCAGATCTGGACAAAGCTCGCCAAAGCCCGCGGCGCACATCTCAATGCCATGGAGAATCTGCCGCTGTTTGCTGTCGCTATG CTGGCAGGAAACGTCGCCCAACTCCCCGCAGACGAGCTCAACACGCTGTCGCTCGAGTACCTGGGTGCGCGGATCCTGTATATGGCTGCGTATATGGGAGCAAGGTCGGAAGCCATTAGTTATGTGCGGACGGGGCTGTGGGCGTGGAGTGTCTCGATCCCGATTATGGCGCTGGTCAAGGCCGGGAAGGCCTTTGATGGGACTGCGTAG
- a CDS encoding uncharacterized protein (transcript_id=CADANIAT00002727): MRSIPAKPWIPREPGPDIAFINANVVDVETGKIIPNSSVRIADGCIVDVATGKYTPPSSSTVIDAEDHYICPGLIDCHVHLTATPGNPALRDMFSASPTSLAHRAAYVAREMLLRGFTTARDTGGADAALRDAIAEGLVPGPRLFIAGKALSQTGGHGDSRAAFQGEEEKCCGGHSPSLARVCDGVPACLSAVRDELRRGADFIKIMCGGGVASPSDALDMLQFTAEEIQAITRTAAHSGKYVTAHCYTVDAIRHAVDNGVRGIEHGNFIDRETAEYCRDMGVTFTPTLVTYYGMVQPAFSHFLDDASQRKNQEVLRGGLDALAVLRDAGVAMCYGSDLLAGLHPLQNQEFRIRAGVLTAREILQSATVDAARYLGMEGKLGSIRSGGIADLLVLKANPLEDITVLDRIGENLVGLLKDGRVVTHKLDGLSVDPLYDPFRVRQ, from the coding sequence ATGCGCTCCATTCCCGCGAAACCCTGGATTCCGCGCGAACCAGGCCCTGACATCGCCTTTATCAATGCTAATGTTGTCGACGTCGAAACCGGCAAGATTATCCCGAATTCCTCTGTCCGGATCGCGGACGGTTGTATTGTAGATGTCGCTACTGGCAAATACACTCCCCCTTCCAGCTCGACCGTCATAGACGCAGAGGACCACTACATCTGCCCTGGCCTTATAGACTGCCACGTGCATCTTACTGCAACGCCCGGCAACCCTGCTCTCAGAGACATGTTTTCTGCCAGCCCAACCAGCCTCGCCCATCGCGCCGCATACGTCGCGCGAGAGATGCTCCTCCGCGGATTCACGACGGCGCGCGACACGGGAGGTGCCGACGCCGCGCTGCGCGACGCTATTGCTGAAGGCCTTGTGCCTGGCCCGCGCCTCTTCATCGCAGGAAAGGCACTCTCGCAGACGGGCGGACATGGCGACTCCCGCGCCGCTTTCCaaggcgaggaagagaaatgcTGCGGTGGGCACTCGCCGTCTCTAGCACGGGTGTGTGATGGCGTACCCGCCTGCCTGAGCGCCGTCCGCGACGAGCTGCGCCGGGGCGCAGATTTCATCAAGATCATGTGTGGTGGCGGCGTAGCGTCCCCCTCTGATGCGTTGGATATGCTTCAGTTCACGGCAGAAGAGATTCAGGCGATCACGAGAACTGCTGCGCACTCGGGCAAGTACGTGACTGCGCACTGCTATACTGTGGATGCGATCCGCCATGCAGTCGATAATGGGGTCCGCGGGATCGAGCACGGAAATTTCATCGACCGCGAGACGGCAGAGTACTGCAGGGACATGGGGGTCACATTCACCCCGACGCTCGTGACATACTACGGCATGGTGCAGCCAGCATTCTCGCACTTCCTAGACGATGCCagccagaggaagaaccagGAGGTCCTCCGAGGCGGCCTGGATGCTCTGGCGGTCCTCCGTGACGCCGGCGTGGCAATGTGCTACGGATCCGATCTCCTGGCAGGCTTGCATCCCCTGCAGAACCAGGAGTTCCGGATCAGGGCTGGTGTGTTGACTGCCCGTGAGATTCTACAATCTGCCACCGTGGACGCGGCCAGGTATCTggggatggaggggaagCTGGGCAGTATCAGGAGCGGGGGTATTGCGGACCTGCTTGTCCTCAAGGCAAATCCTCTGGAGGATATCACAGTCCTGGATCGCATTGGAGAGAATTTGGTCGGTCTCTTGAAAGACGGGCGGGTGGTCACCCACAAGCTCGATGGGCTGTCTGTCGACCCGCTGTATGATCCATTCCGGGTCCGTCAGTAG